The proteins below are encoded in one region of Fimbriimonadaceae bacterium:
- a CDS encoding acyl-CoA dehydrogenase family protein, with product MSATSTENKEQGCSFFSRTPDRTFIPEDFSSDEKLMVQQAEQFSRKEVLPLADRLDRQEDGLMPQLVAKAGALGFCGVDTDDAFGGLGLGKNLAARIIEFLSLNGSFSVTFGVTSGIAQLGLSLFGTDEQKQKYLPHLATGEWIGAYALSEPNSGSDALSMATRAERRGDKWVLNGTKMWISNAKWAQFFLVMAKIDGEQVSAFLVERDMPGVSVSREEHKLGLKGSSTARLLLENAEVPLENLLHEAGKGHKVALNALNIGRFKLAAMSLGPARDAIYESSQYAKDRKQFGRAIAEFGLVRQKFADMAALYFGAESALYRLGANLDQAFEEHGGTVEGNQRAAEEFAVECSAVKVLATEAEAKIVDEALQVYGGYGFTEEFPLARIYRDCRVSRIYEGTNEINRIFLADRMKRRADEGRASLDGVADSFVSELAHRAFGRFDKEQVVSGALSDLVMLAYAEQSARLRAARLGGIAQAAHDRFANWANVQAAAAYQVVTGEAVTLPKPNPGHVDELAAHVLESRSPV from the coding sequence ATGTCCGCGACTTCGACCGAGAACAAAGAACAGGGTTGTTCTTTCTTCAGCCGAACCCCTGACCGTACGTTCATCCCCGAAGACTTTTCCAGCGACGAAAAGTTGATGGTCCAGCAGGCCGAGCAGTTCAGCCGCAAAGAGGTGCTGCCCCTTGCGGACCGGCTGGACAGGCAAGAGGACGGGCTGATGCCCCAACTCGTGGCCAAGGCCGGCGCCCTCGGGTTCTGTGGGGTCGATACGGACGACGCCTTCGGCGGGCTGGGCCTCGGCAAGAACCTTGCCGCGAGGATCATCGAGTTCCTCTCGCTCAACGGCTCGTTCAGCGTCACTTTCGGCGTGACGAGCGGCATCGCCCAGTTGGGGCTGAGCCTCTTCGGTACGGACGAGCAGAAGCAGAAGTACCTTCCCCACCTGGCCACGGGAGAATGGATCGGAGCCTACGCCCTGAGCGAGCCGAACTCCGGAAGCGACGCCCTTTCCATGGCGACCCGCGCGGAGCGGCGCGGTGACAAGTGGGTGCTGAACGGCACCAAGATGTGGATCAGCAACGCGAAGTGGGCCCAATTCTTCCTCGTCATGGCGAAGATCGACGGCGAGCAAGTCTCCGCCTTCCTCGTCGAACGGGACATGCCCGGAGTCTCCGTCTCGCGCGAGGAGCATAAGCTCGGCCTGAAGGGCTCGTCCACCGCGCGCCTTCTCCTTGAGAACGCGGAAGTGCCGCTTGAGAACCTGCTCCACGAGGCGGGCAAGGGCCATAAGGTCGCCCTGAACGCCCTGAACATCGGGCGCTTCAAACTGGCCGCGATGTCGCTCGGCCCCGCCCGCGACGCCATCTATGAGTCCAGCCAATACGCCAAGGACCGCAAGCAGTTCGGCCGCGCGATCGCCGAGTTCGGACTGGTCCGCCAGAAGTTCGCCGATATGGCGGCGCTCTATTTCGGGGCCGAGTCAGCGCTTTACCGGCTTGGCGCGAACCTGGACCAGGCGTTCGAGGAACACGGGGGTACGGTCGAGGGCAACCAGCGCGCGGCCGAAGAGTTCGCGGTCGAGTGCTCGGCCGTCAAGGTCTTGGCGACCGAGGCCGAGGCGAAGATCGTCGACGAAGCCTTGCAGGTCTACGGCGGCTATGGCTTCACTGAAGAGTTCCCGCTCGCGAGGATCTACCGCGACTGCCGCGTCAGCCGGATCTATGAGGGCACGAACGAGATCAACCGCATTTTCCTCGCCGACCGGATGAAGCGCAGGGCCGACGAGGGGCGGGCCAGCCTGGACGGCGTGGCCGACTCTTTCGTCTCAGAGCTCGCCCACCGCGCCTTCGGCCGCTTCGACAAGGAGCAGGTGGTGTCAGGCGCGCTCAGCGACCTCGTGATGCTGGCCTATGCGGAGCAATCGGCCCGCCTGCGGGCAGCCCGGCTCGGCGGGATCGCCCAGGCCGCGCACGACCGCTTTGCCAACTGGGCGAACGTGCAGGCGGCGGCCGCCTACCAAGTCGTGACGGGAGAGGCCGTGACCCTGCCGAAGCCGAACCCCGGCCATGTCGACGAGCTTGCTGCGCACGTGCTGGAGTCGCGCAGCCCGGTCTAG
- a CDS encoding SdpI family protein: protein MRRRNAIFWALVTVAATLVYSAVVFPFLPGSVPVHWGLNGRPDQWWPKGAAIWIAPVFQFVSLVLLWRMPQLMPAARSTTQSERTSNWLFFLLAAFFGYLQIVTTQAALGPIQVTRWLMGAVFVLFGLMASRFSSLERNRWIGVRTRWSMSSDEAWRKTHAFAGVAYQFVSVVGLAMVLFDTPIWTWIAWFLGASLMVVAYSKRAASA, encoded by the coding sequence ATGCGGAGGCGGAACGCGATCTTCTGGGCCCTGGTCACCGTGGCGGCGACCCTTGTGTACTCGGCGGTCGTGTTCCCGTTCCTCCCCGGCTCCGTCCCCGTGCACTGGGGGTTGAACGGCCGTCCGGACCAGTGGTGGCCCAAGGGGGCCGCGATCTGGATCGCGCCGGTCTTCCAGTTCGTCTCGCTGGTGCTCCTGTGGCGGATGCCACAGCTGATGCCGGCCGCGCGGAGCACCACCCAGTCTGAGCGTACTTCGAACTGGCTCTTTTTCCTCCTCGCCGCTTTCTTCGGTTATCTCCAGATCGTCACGACGCAGGCCGCGCTCGGCCCGATCCAGGTGACGCGGTGGCTGATGGGCGCTGTGTTCGTGTTGTTCGGGCTTATGGCAAGCCGCTTTTCGTCGCTGGAGCGGAACCGTTGGATCGGCGTCCGCACGCGGTGGAGCATGTCTTCCGACGAGGCGTGGCGGAAGACGCACGCCTTCGCGGGCGTCGCCTACCAGTTCGTCTCGGTCGTCGGGCTGGCGATGGTGCTGTTCGACACGCCCATCTGGACCTGGATCGCCTGGTTCCTAGGGGCTAGCCTGATGGTTGTCGCCTATTCGAAGCGCGCGGCATCGGCCTAG
- a CDS encoding PEP-CTERM sorting domain-containing protein (PEP-CTERM proteins occur, often in large numbers, in the proteomes of bacteria that also encode an exosortase, a predicted intramembrane cysteine proteinase. The presence of a PEP-CTERM domain at a protein's C-terminus predicts cleavage within the sorting domain, followed by covalent anchoring to some some component of the (usually Gram-negative) cell surface. Many PEP-CTERM proteins exhibit an unusual sequence composition that includes large numbers of potential glycosylation sites. Expression of one such protein has been shown restore the ability of a bacterium to form floc, a type of biofilm.): MNKVLLTCVGATVFAVNASALNLIVNPGFETGTLTPWYQKIDKGGPENWHVTTADAASGRYSVTSRGNKLLYTAVTPTFTKFIVDVSFSLKNVDATHNAYRFFYLDGEEEFYVNANSSNWIRHTVTHKLAQNRVLVGFGVYGVYGGTQYRTYLDDVTINAFATGGFGGGAPVPEPATLLALPLLLGLMKRRGR, translated from the coding sequence ATGAACAAGGTACTGCTCACATGTGTGGGCGCGACGGTTTTTGCCGTTAATGCGTCTGCGCTGAACCTTATCGTCAATCCCGGTTTCGAAACCGGCACCCTAACGCCCTGGTACCAGAAGATCGACAAGGGAGGTCCGGAGAACTGGCACGTGACGACCGCAGACGCGGCGTCTGGCCGGTACTCGGTGACCTCCCGCGGCAACAAGCTTCTGTACACGGCGGTGACCCCGACCTTCACGAAGTTCATCGTCGACGTCAGCTTCTCGCTGAAGAACGTCGACGCGACCCACAACGCCTACCGCTTCTTCTATCTCGACGGAGAGGAAGAGTTCTACGTGAACGCGAACTCGAGCAACTGGATCCGCCACACGGTGACGCACAAGCTGGCTCAGAACCGCGTCCTGGTCGGCTTCGGTGTCTACGGGGTCTACGGCGGCACCCAGTACCGCACGTACCTTGACGACGTCACCATCAACGCGTTCGCGACGGGCGGTTTCGGCGGAGGAGCCCCGGTTCCTGAACCGGCTACTCTGCTTGCCCTGCCCTTGCTGCTCGGCCTCATGAAACGACGGGGACGCTAA
- a CDS encoding PEP-CTERM sorting domain-containing protein (PEP-CTERM proteins occur, often in large numbers, in the proteomes of bacteria that also encode an exosortase, a predicted intramembrane cysteine proteinase. The presence of a PEP-CTERM domain at a protein's C-terminus predicts cleavage within the sorting domain, followed by covalent anchoring to some some component of the (usually Gram-negative) cell surface. Many PEP-CTERM proteins exhibit an unusual sequence composition that includes large numbers of potential glycosylation sites. Expression of one such protein has been shown restore the ability of a bacterium to form floc, a type of biofilm.) translates to MKKLDTRAVCAAFVFAFVARAQAGPIVLVNGDFESGSLAPWAQTLDKGGPVNWTLTTSVVHTGDYAAMARGNKMLFQQVADVDAREVTSVSFALLNSDATFNAYRFFYSDQTWKEFTVDPLDDNWHVYEVSQNLDRSKTLTGLGIFGVNGGNTYWTYLDDVEITVVPEPATLLATSLALLALRRKR, encoded by the coding sequence ATGAAGAAATTAGACACACGGGCGGTCTGTGCCGCCTTCGTCTTCGCGTTCGTCGCACGGGCGCAAGCCGGCCCCATCGTCCTGGTCAACGGGGATTTCGAGTCCGGTTCTCTCGCGCCGTGGGCTCAAACCCTGGATAAGGGCGGCCCCGTCAACTGGACCCTCACGACCTCGGTCGTCCACACCGGCGATTACGCTGCGATGGCGCGGGGCAACAAGATGCTCTTCCAGCAGGTCGCCGACGTCGACGCGCGGGAGGTCACCTCGGTCTCCTTCGCCCTGCTCAACTCGGACGCGACCTTCAACGCGTACCGCTTCTTCTACAGTGACCAGACGTGGAAAGAGTTCACGGTCGACCCGCTCGACGACAACTGGCACGTTTACGAAGTCTCGCAGAACCTCGACCGCTCCAAAACCCTTACGGGCTTGGGGATTTTCGGAGTCAATGGTGGCAACACTTATTGGACTTATCTCGACGACGTCGAGATCACAGTCGTGCCCGAACCGGCCACCCTGCTGGCGACTAGCCTTGCCCTTCTCGCCCTCCGGAGAAAACGCTAA
- the trpS gene encoding tryptophan--tRNA ligase, translating into MEERKRILSGTRATNPRLHLGNYEGALRPWVALQEDYKLYCMVADYHALTTMGDVPPDLRRNTLEVAKDFVAAGLDPERTSIFVQSHVPQHAELHLIFSMVTGLGKLERVPTFKEKKDDLGEGKQVSYGLLGYPVLQAADILLYKPYGVPVGKDQAPHLELSREIGRSFNAAFDCDVFPDFGDIIDPDELRSKVPGTDADESGQLRKMSKSYDNCIYLFDTPEETAQRIMGAYTTPSKLRKSDPGIPEGCAVCQLLKLYSPDWERQWEEDRAGERGCMQNKRELIEAVNEFLRPIRARRAAVDDDTMIAILKKGAEEASDYASQTMAEVRRAMRLL; encoded by the coding sequence ATGGAGGAACGAAAGCGGATACTGAGCGGGACGCGGGCGACCAACCCGCGCCTGCACCTTGGCAACTATGAGGGCGCCCTTCGGCCGTGGGTGGCTCTGCAAGAGGATTACAAGCTCTACTGCATGGTCGCCGATTACCACGCCCTCACCACGATGGGCGACGTCCCGCCCGACCTGCGCCGCAACACCCTGGAAGTGGCCAAGGACTTCGTGGCCGCCGGGCTAGACCCGGAACGCACATCGATCTTCGTCCAGTCGCACGTTCCGCAGCATGCCGAGCTCCATCTCATCTTCTCGATGGTGACGGGGCTTGGAAAGCTCGAGCGGGTGCCGACCTTCAAGGAGAAGAAGGACGACTTGGGCGAGGGCAAGCAAGTCTCCTATGGCCTGCTCGGCTACCCCGTGCTGCAGGCGGCGGACATCCTGCTCTACAAGCCCTACGGCGTCCCCGTCGGGAAGGACCAGGCGCCGCACCTTGAACTGAGCCGCGAGATCGGCCGTTCCTTCAACGCCGCGTTCGATTGCGACGTCTTCCCCGACTTCGGGGACATCATCGATCCGGACGAGCTTCGGTCCAAGGTGCCGGGCACCGACGCGGACGAGAGCGGGCAGCTTCGCAAGATGAGCAAGTCGTACGACAACTGCATCTACCTCTTCGACACGCCGGAAGAGACCGCCCAGCGGATCATGGGGGCTTACACGACCCCCAGCAAGCTCCGAAAGTCCGACCCCGGGATCCCGGAGGGGTGCGCCGTATGCCAGCTCCTCAAGCTCTATTCGCCGGACTGGGAGCGGCAGTGGGAAGAGGACCGCGCCGGTGAGCGGGGCTGCATGCAGAACAAGCGCGAGCTCATCGAAGCGGTCAATGAATTCTTGCGCCCGATCCGCGCGCGGCGGGCGGCAGTGGACGACGACACCATGATCGCGATCCTCAAGAAAGGCGCGGAAGAGGCATCGGACTATGCGTCGCAAACCATGGCGGAAGTCCGCCGGGCAATGCGGTTGCTTTAG
- a CDS encoding site-2 protease family protein — MPPPELIAAVLIVIFLGIGLHEYAHAKLADLAGDPTPAFYGRVSLNLFRHFDPLGSLMILFTAFTGFGIGWGRPVPMNPQQMRNPRWDHFVAVLGGPVSNLIQAALYAIVMRLTMLTGTYEQLPTFVHLLLYFGVSLNLTLCFFNLIPLGPLDGMWLVGTFMNDKSRLQWTRWNLTFGQFVFLGAVLLSQLSPGPGIIGLVIRPPMVLLFRFLTGVPFPF, encoded by the coding sequence ATGCCGCCGCCTGAACTGATCGCAGCCGTCCTCATCGTGATCTTCCTGGGGATCGGTCTTCACGAGTACGCCCACGCGAAGCTGGCGGACCTGGCCGGAGACCCGACTCCGGCCTTCTATGGCCGCGTCAGCCTGAACCTTTTCCGCCACTTTGACCCGCTCGGGAGCTTGATGATCCTCTTCACCGCGTTCACGGGCTTTGGCATCGGCTGGGGACGCCCCGTGCCAATGAACCCGCAGCAGATGCGGAACCCGCGGTGGGACCACTTCGTGGCCGTCCTCGGCGGGCCGGTCTCCAACTTGATCCAGGCCGCGCTCTATGCGATCGTGATGCGGCTGACAATGCTGACGGGCACCTATGAACAGCTGCCGACTTTCGTGCACCTGTTGCTCTATTTCGGGGTGAGCCTCAACCTCACGCTCTGTTTCTTCAACCTGATCCCGCTCGGACCTCTTGACGGGATGTGGCTGGTGGGGACGTTCATGAACGACAAATCCCGGCTCCAATGGACGCGGTGGAACCTCACGTTCGGCCAGTTCGTGTTCCTTGGCGCGGTCTTGCTCAGCCAGCTTTCGCCTGGCCCCGGCATCATTGGCCTGGTGATTCGACCTCCGATGGTCCTTCTCTTCCGGTTCCTGACGGGAGTACCGTTCCCGTTCTGA